A genomic window from Candidatus Kouleothrix ribensis includes:
- a CDS encoding zinc metalloprotease HtpX translates to MGKNMIKLAALLSALTVLFVLIGRAVGGTGGMVLAGMLAVALNFGAYWFSHRLVLAMARARELDPHELPWLHDMVSRLAQRAGLPMPKVYVIDSDTPNAFATGRSPSTGVVAVTTGITNMLTRDELAGVVAHELAHIKHRDTLLSAIVATFAGAITMIANIGQWALIFGGLSGDDEEGGGPLGGLLLLFVAPIAATMIQLGISRAREFQADAGGAHILGDPLPLASALEKLEWASQRVPMPASPATASLYIVNPLRGSSVLKLFSTHPPTAERVARLRALTGRGAGQPAIARGSSL, encoded by the coding sequence ATGGGCAAGAATATGATCAAGCTGGCGGCATTGCTGAGCGCGCTGACCGTGCTGTTTGTGCTGATTGGCCGCGCGGTCGGCGGCACCGGCGGTATGGTGCTCGCAGGTATGCTGGCAGTGGCCCTGAACTTTGGCGCCTACTGGTTTTCGCACCGGCTGGTGCTGGCCATGGCGCGCGCCCGCGAACTCGACCCGCACGAGCTGCCCTGGCTGCACGATATGGTCTCGCGCCTGGCGCAGCGCGCCGGGCTGCCCATGCCGAAAGTGTATGTGATCGATAGCGATACGCCGAACGCGTTTGCCACCGGGCGCAGCCCGAGCACTGGCGTGGTGGCGGTGACCACCGGCATCACCAACATGCTCACGCGCGACGAGCTGGCCGGCGTGGTGGCCCACGAGCTGGCGCATATCAAGCACCGCGACACGCTGCTCTCGGCGATTGTGGCCACCTTCGCGGGCGCGATCACCATGATTGCGAACATCGGCCAGTGGGCGCTGATCTTCGGTGGGCTGAGCGGCGACGATGAGGAGGGTGGCGGGCCGCTGGGCGGGCTGCTGCTGCTGTTCGTGGCGCCAATCGCGGCCACCATGATCCAGCTCGGCATCTCGCGCGCCCGCGAGTTCCAGGCCGATGCCGGCGGCGCGCACATCCTGGGCGACCCGCTGCCGCTGGCCAGCGCGCTTGAGAAGCTTGAGTGGGCCTCGCAGCGCGTGCCAATGCCAGCCAGCCCGGCCACCGCCTCGCTGTATATTGTCAACCCGCTGCGCGGTAGCAGCGTGCTGAAGCTGTTCAGCACCCACCCGCCCACCGCCGAGCGCGTGGCCAGGCTGCGCGCACTCACGGGTCGCGGGGCCGGCCAGCCGGCAATTGCGCGGGGTAGCAGCTTGTAA
- a CDS encoding GHMP kinase, whose product MRIYKAKAPMRIGFFGGGTDVSPYAEEHGGKVLNCTIDKYVRCMLKPTNGHGITIRSLDLEEVSRNVTGHWEGRLSLPQAVLDAMPEARGVEVTMFSDVPPGSGLGSSSALVVSMLKLICTAYDIVADPHMLAELAYRIERVDLGIPGGRQDQYAAAFGGMCVYHFGGGERVIVEPVLSDPAALFELESCLMIGYIGDRTLLRHHLMEDQVRRLKEGDTLRYHDETKAFVDASVKLLRATKIAEFGRLLHDAWEVKKAFSPYIASPIVDEIYDLARAHGAWGGKITGAGGGGFMVFACPFDRRLELERALEQAGVRTRPFSFTTQGVHAWSVEVEP is encoded by the coding sequence ATGCGGATCTATAAGGCCAAGGCGCCGATGCGGATCGGGTTCTTTGGCGGCGGCACCGATGTGAGCCCGTATGCCGAAGAGCATGGCGGCAAGGTGCTCAACTGCACGATCGACAAGTACGTGCGCTGCATGCTCAAGCCGACCAACGGCCACGGCATCACGATTCGCTCACTCGATCTCGAAGAGGTTAGCCGCAATGTTACCGGCCACTGGGAGGGCCGGCTGAGCCTGCCGCAGGCGGTGCTCGACGCCATGCCCGAGGCGCGTGGTGTCGAAGTGACCATGTTCTCGGATGTGCCGCCCGGCAGCGGGCTAGGCTCATCGTCGGCGCTGGTAGTGAGCATGCTCAAGCTGATCTGCACTGCCTACGACATCGTGGCCGATCCGCACATGCTGGCCGAGCTGGCCTACCGGATCGAGCGCGTCGACCTGGGCATCCCCGGCGGGCGGCAAGACCAGTACGCGGCGGCGTTTGGCGGGATGTGCGTCTACCACTTCGGCGGCGGCGAGCGCGTGATCGTCGAGCCGGTGCTGAGCGACCCGGCCGCGCTGTTCGAGCTCGAGAGCTGCCTGATGATCGGCTACATTGGCGACCGCACGCTGCTGCGCCACCACCTGATGGAGGATCAGGTACGCCGGCTCAAAGAGGGCGACACGCTGCGCTACCACGACGAGACCAAGGCCTTTGTCGACGCCTCGGTCAAATTGCTGCGCGCCACGAAGATCGCCGAGTTCGGCCGGCTGCTGCACGATGCCTGGGAGGTGAAGAAGGCCTTCTCGCCATACATCGCCTCGCCGATCGTCGACGAGATCTACGATCTGGCGCGCGCGCACGGTGCCTGGGGCGGCAAGATCACCGGCGCGGGCGGCGGCGGGTTCATGGTCTTCGCCTGCCCGTTCGACCGGCGGCTCGAGCTCGAGCGTGCGCTCGAGCAGGCGGGGGTGCGCACACGGCCCTTCTCGTTCACCACCCAGGGCGTACACGCCTGGAGTGTCGAGGTCGAGCCGTAA
- a CDS encoding methylated-DNA--[protein]-cysteine S-methyltransferase translates to MSDEIILGEVDTPAGRYGAVYTAAGLARLAFPGEPAAACARWLQRWAPGARVRTGGRQLAELAEQLGAYFAGQLRVFSLPLDLRGTPFQLRVWGELLTIGYGVVRRYAEVAAAIGAPRACRAVGAANGANPIPIIVPCHRLVGAHGQLIKYGGGLGLKRRLLALEHAAGYS, encoded by the coding sequence ATGAGCGACGAGATTATACTGGGCGAGGTCGATACGCCGGCTGGGCGCTACGGGGCCGTGTATACGGCGGCTGGGCTGGCGCGGCTCGCGTTCCCCGGCGAGCCGGCCGCCGCGTGCGCGCGCTGGCTGCAGCGCTGGGCGCCGGGCGCGCGTGTGCGCACCGGCGGCCGGCAGCTGGCCGAGCTGGCCGAGCAGCTGGGCGCCTACTTCGCCGGCCAGCTGCGGGTGTTCAGCCTGCCGCTCGACCTGCGCGGCACGCCGTTTCAGCTGCGGGTGTGGGGCGAGCTGCTGACGATCGGCTATGGCGTGGTGCGGCGCTATGCCGAGGTAGCCGCCGCGATCGGCGCACCACGCGCATGCCGGGCGGTCGGCGCGGCGAATGGCGCCAACCCGATCCCGATCATCGTGCCGTGCCACCGGCTGGTTGGCGCTCACGGGCAGCTGATCAAGTATGGCGGCGGGCTAGGGCTGAAGCGCAGGCTGCTGGCGCTCGAGCATGCGGCGGGGTATTCATGA
- the pabB gene encoding aminodeoxychorismate synthase component I produces the protein MHDDYLLLFDFADQAGRHRRMRFGPPAEVIAATTPGQVGPALRAVRQATQRGYFAAGFIRYEAAPAFDPALRVRAGPAGLPLLWFGLFAAPQPHAPAPPGAYQIGAWQPDTSRARYADAVAAIRAAIERGETYQVNYTMRLHASFAGDDLAFYEQIRAAQAASYCAYLRLGRYRILSASPELFFRWDGRQIVTRPMKGTAPRGRWPAEDQQLAEWLAASEKNRAENLMIVDLLRNDLGRVARIGSVQVPRLFELERYRTVHQLTSTVTALTRAGVQLEDIVAALFPCGSITGAPKIATMKLIDALEGAPRGVYCGAIGLIEPGGEAVFNVAIRTLTLDSHTGAAEYGVGGGITWDSTAPDEYAEALLKAALLSERWPAFELLETLRLADGAYTLRDRHLARLAESAGYFGIPLDLADAVAALAHAARTAPAGPQRVRLLVAPDGAARAEHQPLAGAAQPGAPLPVAWAHAPISTRDRFLYHKTTYRAVYDDRRAERPGMYDVLLWNERGEATEFTIGNLVAEIDGQRYTPPIASGLLPGTLRAELLARREIAERVLTRADVARATQLWLINSVRGWVAVRLVRALEQADG, from the coding sequence ATGCACGATGACTACCTGCTGCTGTTCGACTTTGCCGACCAGGCTGGCCGGCACCGGCGCATGCGCTTCGGCCCCCCCGCCGAGGTGATCGCCGCGACTACGCCCGGCCAGGTCGGGCCGGCGCTGCGTGCCGTGCGCCAGGCCACCCAGCGCGGCTACTTCGCTGCCGGGTTTATCCGCTACGAGGCCGCGCCGGCGTTCGACCCGGCCTTGCGCGTGCGGGCTGGCCCGGCCGGCCTGCCACTGCTGTGGTTCGGGCTGTTTGCCGCGCCGCAGCCGCATGCGCCCGCACCGCCCGGCGCCTACCAGATCGGCGCATGGCAGCCCGATACCAGCCGCGCGCGTTATGCCGACGCAGTCGCGGCCATCCGCGCGGCGATCGAGCGCGGCGAGACCTACCAGGTCAACTATACGATGCGCCTGCACGCCAGCTTCGCCGGCGATGATCTGGCATTCTACGAGCAGATCCGCGCGGCCCAGGCGGCCAGCTACTGCGCCTATCTCAGGCTCGGGCGCTACCGCATCCTCTCGGCCTCGCCCGAGCTGTTCTTCCGCTGGGACGGCCGGCAGATCGTCACTCGGCCAATGAAGGGCACTGCGCCGCGCGGCCGCTGGCCGGCCGAAGATCAGCAGCTGGCCGAGTGGCTGGCCGCGTCCGAGAAGAACCGTGCCGAGAATCTGATGATCGTCGATCTGCTGCGCAACGACCTCGGCCGGGTCGCGCGGATCGGCTCGGTGCAGGTGCCGCGCCTGTTCGAGCTCGAGCGCTACCGCACCGTTCACCAGCTGACCTCGACTGTCACGGCGCTTACGCGCGCAGGCGTGCAGCTCGAAGACATTGTTGCGGCGCTATTCCCGTGCGGCTCGATCACCGGCGCGCCCAAGATTGCTACCATGAAGCTGATCGACGCGCTCGAAGGCGCGCCGCGCGGGGTCTACTGCGGTGCGATCGGCTTGATCGAACCCGGTGGCGAGGCAGTATTCAACGTGGCCATCCGCACGCTGACACTCGACAGCCACACCGGCGCGGCTGAATATGGTGTTGGCGGTGGCATCACCTGGGACTCGACTGCGCCCGACGAGTATGCCGAGGCGCTGCTCAAGGCCGCGCTGCTGAGCGAGCGCTGGCCCGCTTTCGAGCTACTCGAGACGCTGCGCCTCGCCGATGGCGCCTACACCCTGCGCGATCGGCACCTGGCCCGGCTGGCCGAGTCGGCCGGCTACTTCGGCATCCCGCTCGACCTGGCGGATGCCGTGGCCGCGCTTGCACACGCCGCGCGCACGGCACCGGCCGGCCCGCAACGGGTACGCCTGCTGGTGGCGCCCGACGGAGCGGCCCGCGCCGAGCACCAGCCGCTGGCCGGCGCAGCCCAGCCCGGCGCGCCGCTGCCGGTGGCATGGGCGCACGCGCCGATCAGCACGCGCGATCGGTTTCTGTACCACAAAACAACCTACCGCGCGGTGTATGACGATCGGCGCGCCGAGCGGCCAGGCATGTATGATGTGTTGCTGTGGAACGAGCGGGGCGAGGCCACCGAGTTCACGATCGGCAACCTGGTAGCCGAGATCGACGGCCAGCGCTACACGCCGCCGATCGCAAGCGGGCTGCTGCCCGGCACGCTACGCGCCGAGCTGCTGGCCCGCCGCGAGATCGCCGAGCGCGTGCTGACGCGCGCCGATGTTGCGCGCGCCACCCAGCTCTGGCTGATCAACAGTGTGCGCGGCTGGGTAGCCGTGCGCCTGGTGCGCGCGCTCGAGCAGGCTGATGGGTAA
- a CDS encoding zinc ribbon domain-containing protein, with protein MSETIICARCGGDSPSDARFCIDCGAALAGASTGPTTRLSGVSCPACRALNPPDARFCTACGRSQGGPQPHPRPVAPPQPRAPQQSYPRMATPPQLSPYRPPMPPAQRRIGAGRPAAPLVFLIGLAVLLATGAIWPGILVLIGVMMLFGQLGHGRADKGLRALLWFGGLAVLFSTGRFWPGILLLVLLNAALGSWGRRGRNPW; from the coding sequence ATGTCTGAAACGATCATCTGCGCGCGCTGTGGTGGCGATAGCCCGAGTGATGCGCGCTTCTGCATCGATTGCGGGGCGGCGTTGGCAGGTGCAAGCACCGGGCCGACGACGCGCCTATCTGGGGTGAGCTGCCCGGCCTGCCGCGCACTGAATCCGCCCGACGCGCGTTTCTGCACCGCCTGCGGGCGCAGCCAGGGCGGGCCGCAGCCGCACCCCAGGCCAGTGGCGCCGCCGCAGCCGCGCGCGCCGCAGCAGAGCTACCCGCGCATGGCCACGCCGCCGCAGCTCTCGCCCTATCGCCCGCCCATGCCACCGGCCCAGCGGCGCATAGGCGCAGGCAGGCCGGCGGCGCCGCTGGTATTTTTGATCGGGCTGGCGGTGCTGCTGGCCACCGGCGCAATCTGGCCGGGCATTCTGGTGCTAATCGGCGTGATGATGCTGTTTGGCCAGCTCGGCCACGGCCGGGCCGACAAAGGCCTGCGCGCGCTGCTCTGGTTCGGCGGGCTGGCGGTGCTGTTCAGCACCGGCAGGTTCTGGCCGGGTATTCTGCTGCTTGTTCTGCTCAACGCGGCGCTGGGCAGCTGGGGCCGGCGAGGCCGCAACCCGTGGTAG
- a CDS encoding esterase family protein, translated as MHRAYHRWDSPALSRPMELLVFGHAGAPVIVFPTSQGRFYEYEDRGMVAALAHHLEQGWIQLICVDSVDAESFYCEWAHPRGRLYRHDQYEHYILDEVLPFVRSQNSNPFTMVHGCSFGAIHAMMFGLRHPTRFNRVLSLSGYYDIHRFLGGYHDEEVHFHNPIDIVRHLQEGQLADQLRRIEIIMAIGRDDAAAATNHALSDALWSKGVWHAMRWWDGWSHDWPFWQQMIVQYINGAN; from the coding sequence ATGCACCGCGCGTATCATCGCTGGGACAGCCCCGCGCTCAGCCGTCCCATGGAACTGCTGGTATTCGGCCACGCCGGCGCCCCTGTGATCGTCTTCCCCACCTCGCAAGGGCGCTTCTACGAGTACGAAGATCGCGGTATGGTCGCGGCCCTCGCGCATCACCTCGAGCAGGGCTGGATTCAGCTGATCTGCGTCGATAGCGTCGACGCCGAGAGCTTCTACTGCGAATGGGCCCACCCGCGCGGCCGGCTCTATCGGCACGACCAGTACGAGCACTATATCCTCGACGAGGTGCTGCCGTTCGTGCGCTCGCAGAACAGCAACCCGTTCACGATGGTACACGGCTGCTCGTTCGGCGCCATCCACGCGATGATGTTTGGCCTGCGCCATCCTACACGTTTCAACCGGGTACTCAGCCTCTCGGGCTACTACGATATTCACCGCTTCCTGGGCGGCTACCACGACGAAGAGGTTCATTTCCATAACCCGATCGATATTGTGCGCCATCTGCAAGAGGGCCAGCTGGCCGACCAGCTGCGCCGGATCGAGATCATCATGGCGATCGGCCGCGACGACGCTGCCGCCGCGACGAACCACGCGCTCTCGGATGCGCTGTGGTCGAAGGGTGTGTGGCATGCGATGCGCTGGTGGGACGGCTGGTCGCACGACTGGCCGTTCTGGCAGCAGATGATCGTGCAGTATATCAACGGCGCCAATTGA
- a CDS encoding AMP-binding protein, producing MSDGLLKITIGDLLDRQAARFGPRDALVHTDHGLRYTYAEFRDECNRVAKGLIALGIQHGQHIGIWATNYAEWVVAQFATAKIGAVLVTINPAYRVHELEYILKQSDVATLVLIERFKSSDYLAMIHQLIPELSTAAPGELQSATFPQLKRVIFIGSEPQPGMLRWADLAALGAGVSAAELAARQAACHPDDVINIQYTSGTTGFPKGAQLTHFNIVADASYIAECMKFSEHDRLCIPVPFYHCFGCVLGTLCCVTHGAAMIIPAEYFDPLKTLHAVEREHCTALHGVPTMFIAELQLAEFDQFSFPALRTGIMAGSPCPIEVMKQVVERMGAHEITIAYGQTESSPVITQTRTDDPIELRVSTVGRALPNVEVKIADPSTGAELPRGQQGELCTRGFIVMKGYYNMPEATAKAIDADGWLHTGDLATMDEHGYCKITGRLKDMIIRGGENIYPREIEEFLYTHPSIADVQVAGVPDLKYGEEVLAWIKLKDGHTASVDEIRQFCRDRIAYYKVPRYITFVAEFPMTVTGKVQKYKMREAAIDEFGLHEAANVRTA from the coding sequence ATGAGCGACGGACTGCTGAAGATTACGATTGGCGATCTGCTCGACCGCCAGGCCGCGCGCTTCGGCCCGCGCGATGCACTGGTGCATACCGATCACGGCCTGCGCTACACCTACGCCGAGTTCCGCGATGAGTGCAACCGCGTCGCCAAGGGCTTGATCGCGCTGGGCATCCAGCATGGCCAGCATATCGGCATCTGGGCCACCAACTACGCCGAATGGGTCGTCGCGCAGTTCGCCACCGCCAAAATCGGCGCCGTGCTGGTTACGATCAACCCGGCCTACCGCGTGCATGAGCTCGAGTATATTCTCAAGCAATCCGACGTGGCGACCCTGGTGCTGATCGAGCGTTTCAAAAGCTCCGACTACCTGGCCATGATCCACCAGCTGATCCCCGAGCTGAGCACCGCCGCGCCGGGCGAGCTGCAGTCGGCTACCTTCCCACAGCTCAAGCGCGTGATCTTTATCGGCAGTGAACCCCAGCCTGGCATGCTGCGCTGGGCCGATCTTGCAGCGCTCGGCGCGGGCGTGAGCGCTGCCGAGCTGGCCGCGCGCCAGGCCGCCTGCCATCCCGACGACGTTATTAACATCCAGTATACGTCGGGCACCACCGGCTTCCCCAAGGGCGCCCAGCTGACTCACTTCAATATCGTGGCCGATGCCTCGTATATCGCCGAGTGCATGAAATTTAGCGAGCACGACCGGCTGTGCATCCCCGTGCCGTTCTATCACTGCTTCGGCTGCGTGCTCGGCACGCTCTGCTGCGTCACGCACGGCGCCGCCATGATCATTCCGGCCGAGTATTTCGACCCGCTCAAGACCTTGCATGCGGTCGAACGCGAGCACTGCACCGCGCTGCACGGCGTGCCGACCATGTTCATTGCCGAGCTCCAGCTCGCCGAGTTCGATCAGTTCAGCTTCCCAGCCCTGCGCACCGGGATCATGGCCGGCTCGCCCTGCCCGATCGAGGTGATGAAACAGGTGGTCGAGCGCATGGGCGCACACGAGATCACGATCGCCTACGGCCAGACTGAGTCGTCACCGGTGATTACCCAGACGCGCACCGACGACCCGATCGAGCTGCGCGTCAGCACGGTCGGCCGCGCGCTGCCGAATGTCGAGGTCAAGATCGCCGACCCCAGCACCGGCGCCGAGCTGCCGCGCGGCCAGCAGGGCGAGCTGTGTACCCGCGGGTTTATTGTGATGAAGGGCTACTACAACATGCCCGAGGCAACCGCCAAGGCGATCGACGCCGATGGCTGGCTGCACACCGGCGACCTGGCGACCATGGACGAGCACGGCTACTGCAAGATCACCGGCCGGCTCAAGGATATGATCATCCGCGGCGGCGAAAATATCTACCCGCGCGAAATCGAGGAGTTTCTGTACACCCACCCGAGCATCGCCGATGTGCAGGTGGCCGGCGTGCCCGACCTGAAGTATGGCGAAGAGGTGCTGGCCTGGATCAAGCTCAAAGACGGCCATACGGCCTCTGTCGATGAGATTCGCCAGTTCTGCCGCGACCGAATCGCGTATTACAAGGTTCCGCGCTATATTACATTTGTCGCCGAATTCCCCATGACCGTAACCGGTAAGGTGCAGAAGTACAAGATGCGCGAGGCCGCGATCGACGAGTTTGGCCTGCACGAGGCCGCCAATGTGCGCACCGCCTAG
- a CDS encoding dienelactone hydrolase family protein, which produces MPLLAGYLARPSGTGPFPALVVIHEAFGLNDDIRSIARRFAGAGYVALAVDLFSGRNQVACMFRMMGGLLLNSLDHGGVRDLKDALTYLEQQPAVDPARIGAVGYCLGGSLAIAWACTDDRLKAIAPYYAMNPRPLEAVARACPLVGSYPDPDFTAKAGRALDAELGKHAIAHDVKLYPGARHSFFNGGPNYDAAAASDSWARVLAFFSEHIASKQ; this is translated from the coding sequence ATGCCGCTGCTCGCAGGCTACCTGGCGCGCCCCAGCGGCACCGGCCCTTTCCCGGCGCTGGTGGTGATCCACGAGGCGTTCGGCCTGAACGACGACATCCGCTCGATCGCTCGCCGCTTCGCCGGCGCGGGCTACGTCGCGCTGGCAGTCGACCTGTTCAGCGGCCGTAATCAGGTGGCCTGTATGTTCCGCATGATGGGCGGGCTGCTCCTCAACTCGCTCGACCACGGCGGCGTACGCGATCTCAAGGACGCGCTGACCTACCTCGAGCAGCAGCCGGCCGTCGATCCGGCCCGCATCGGCGCGGTCGGCTATTGCCTGGGCGGCAGCCTGGCGATTGCCTGGGCCTGCACCGATGATCGGCTCAAGGCGATTGCGCCCTACTACGCCATGAATCCGCGCCCGCTCGAGGCCGTCGCACGCGCATGCCCGCTGGTCGGCTCGTACCCCGACCCCGACTTCACGGCCAAGGCCGGGCGCGCGCTCGACGCCGAGCTCGGCAAGCATGCCATCGCGCACGATGTCAAGCTCTACCCCGGCGCGCGGCACTCGTTCTTTAACGGCGGGCCTAACTACGATGCAGCCGCCGCCAGCGATTCGTGGGCGCGCGTGCTGGCGTTTTTCAGCGAACACATCGCCAGTAAGCAGTAG
- a CDS encoding circularly permuted type 2 ATP-grasp protein — protein MLEQAIAHYHALLDADTARATQLQLTAEQRARNLFFGPRPLVSVLRPRFITRDQYAFVQQACGLVAGAAQRLADRLLATPELRADLALTPAEERLIAMHPGYPELSAHSRMDTFLSVDGSSLQFVEYNAESPAAIAYEDMLSDLFEQLPAMQRFAERYRLAKLPARQHLLGTLLKAWRAFDANRSPTIAILDWKGLPTHSEFLLFQQYFREHNLQAVICSPDELRYADGRLYADTADGTAQIDLVYKRVLTSEFLTHYGDDVFEHPLVRAYAAGAICMVNSFRAKLLHKKSIFALLTDDALQSHFSAAERDAIARHVPWTRLVRPGPSTYQGQTIDLLEFARRNQDRLLLKPNDEYGGKGIIIGWETDANAWGQALTEALHSPFVLQERVEIAYEDYPAMVDGTLQIGRRLVDTDPFLFGTAVQGSLCRLATVTLLNVTAGGGSTVPVFVIDEA, from the coding sequence ATGCTCGAACAAGCCATTGCACACTACCACGCGCTACTCGACGCCGACACCGCGCGCGCGACTCAACTGCAGCTCACCGCCGAGCAGCGTGCCCGCAACCTGTTCTTCGGCCCACGGCCACTGGTGTCGGTGCTGCGCCCGCGCTTCATCACGCGCGACCAGTACGCGTTTGTGCAGCAGGCCTGCGGTCTGGTCGCTGGCGCGGCCCAGCGCCTGGCCGATCGCTTGCTGGCCACCCCCGAGCTGCGCGCCGACCTTGCGCTGACCCCCGCTGAAGAGCGCCTGATCGCCATGCACCCCGGCTACCCCGAGCTGAGCGCACACTCGCGCATGGACACGTTCCTCAGCGTTGATGGATCGTCGCTCCAGTTCGTCGAGTATAATGCCGAGAGCCCGGCCGCAATCGCCTACGAAGACATGCTGTCTGATCTCTTCGAGCAGCTGCCGGCCATGCAGCGCTTCGCCGAGCGCTACCGGCTGGCCAAGCTGCCGGCGCGCCAGCACCTGCTGGGCACGCTGCTCAAGGCCTGGCGCGCATTCGACGCCAACCGCAGCCCGACGATCGCCATCCTCGATTGGAAGGGCCTGCCGACCCACTCCGAGTTTCTGCTGTTCCAGCAGTACTTCCGCGAACACAACCTCCAGGCCGTGATCTGCTCGCCCGACGAGCTGCGCTACGCCGATGGCCGGCTGTACGCCGACACCGCCGACGGCACGGCCCAGATCGATCTGGTGTACAAGCGCGTGCTCACCAGCGAGTTCCTGACCCACTACGGCGACGATGTGTTCGAGCACCCGCTGGTGCGCGCCTACGCTGCCGGTGCGATCTGTATGGTCAACTCGTTCCGCGCCAAGCTGCTGCACAAAAAATCGATCTTTGCGCTGCTCACCGACGACGCGCTACAGAGTCACTTCAGCGCCGCCGAGCGTGACGCGATTGCCCGCCACGTGCCATGGACCCGGCTGGTACGCCCAGGCCCGAGCACCTACCAGGGCCAAACGATCGACCTGCTCGAATTCGCACGCCGCAACCAGGATCGCCTGCTGCTCAAGCCCAACGACGAGTATGGCGGCAAGGGCATCATCATCGGCTGGGAAACCGATGCGAACGCGTGGGGCCAGGCGCTCACCGAGGCCCTGCACAGCCCATTCGTGCTCCAGGAGCGCGTCGAGATTGCCTATGAGGACTACCCGGCCATGGTCGATGGTACACTCCAGATCGGGCGCCGGCTGGTCGACACCGATCCATTTCTATTCGGCACCGCCGTGCAGGGCAGCCTGTGCCGGCTCGCAACTGTGACGCTGCTCAATGTGACGGCAGGCGGCGGATCGACCGTTCCCGTATTCGTGATCGACGAGGCCTAG
- a CDS encoding carboxylate-amine ligase, producing the protein MSIYDPQSPDFPFTIGIEEEYQVVDPETRELRSYITQILDRGQTILREQIKPEMHQSIVEVGTQPCRTIAEARAEVLKLRGTIASLASVHNLKIVAAGTHPISSWMSQEITPFERYKGVVEEMQQLALQLLIFGMHVHVGMPNDEVAIELMNVARYILPHLLALSSSSPFWMGRNTGFKSYRASIFSNFPRTGIPPSFHSASEFQSYINLLINTRSIDNGKKIWWDLRPHPVFGTLEFRVCDIATRVDECIALAATMQALIVKFYRMFEQNTTFRVYRRALINENKWRAQRYGLDGKLIDFGKRTEVDAKALVHEIVELVDDVVDELGSRKEVEYLLTICENGSSADRQLRVFNQTNDLKAVVDNLIAETMEGVPVVNLAQHAS; encoded by the coding sequence ATGAGCATCTACGACCCCCAGTCGCCCGACTTCCCATTTACGATCGGCATCGAAGAGGAGTATCAGGTCGTCGACCCCGAGACGCGCGAGCTGCGCTCGTATATTACGCAGATCCTCGATCGCGGGCAGACGATTCTACGCGAGCAGATCAAGCCCGAGATGCACCAGAGCATCGTCGAGGTCGGCACCCAGCCGTGCCGCACAATCGCCGAGGCACGCGCCGAGGTGCTGAAGCTGCGCGGCACGATCGCCAGCCTGGCCTCGGTTCATAATCTTAAAATCGTGGCCGCCGGCACCCACCCGATCTCGTCGTGGATGAGCCAGGAGATCACGCCATTCGAGCGCTATAAAGGGGTGGTCGAAGAGATGCAGCAGCTTGCTCTACAGCTGCTGATCTTCGGCATGCATGTGCATGTAGGCATGCCCAACGACGAAGTTGCGATCGAGCTCATGAACGTCGCGCGCTACATCCTGCCGCATCTGCTGGCGCTCTCGTCGTCGTCGCCGTTCTGGATGGGTCGCAACACCGGCTTCAAATCGTACCGCGCCTCGATCTTCTCGAACTTCCCACGCACCGGCATCCCGCCGTCGTTCCACTCGGCCTCCGAATTTCAGAGCTACATCAACCTGCTGATCAACACGCGCAGCATTGATAACGGCAAGAAGATCTGGTGGGATCTACGGCCGCACCCGGTGTTCGGCACGCTCGAGTTCCGCGTCTGCGATATTGCCACGAGGGTCGATGAGTGCATCGCCCTGGCCGCCACAATGCAGGCCCTGATCGTCAAGTTCTACCGCATGTTCGAGCAGAATACGACCTTCCGCGTCTACCGGCGCGCGCTGATCAACGAGAACAAGTGGCGCGCTCAGCGCTACGGCCTCGACGGCAAGCTGATCGATTTCGGCAAACGCACCGAGGTCGATGCCAAGGCGCTCGTTCACGAGATCGTAGAGCTGGTCGATGATGTGGTCGATGAGCTTGGCAGCCGTAAAGAGGTTGAGTATCTGCTCACGATCTGCGAAAACGGCAGTAGTGCCGACCGCCAGTTGCGCGTGTTTAACCAGACTAACGACCTCAAGGCGGTGGTCGATAATCTGATCGCCGAGACGATGGAGGGTGTGCCGGTGGTCAATCTGGCGCAGCATGCGTCGTAG
- a CDS encoding Flp family type IVb pilin, with amino-acid sequence MLRSFFAKEEGQGLVEYALILVLIAIVVIGVLTLLGGKVSQVFSSINSGLK; translated from the coding sequence ATGCTTCGCAGTTTCTTCGCCAAGGAAGAGGGTCAGGGTCTGGTTGAGTACGCGCTGATCCTGGTGCTGATCGCCATCGTCGTCATCGGTGTCCTGACGCTGCTCGGCGGCAAGGTCAGCCAGGTCTTCAGCTCGATCAACAGCGGCCTGAAGTAA